The Thermovibrio guaymasensis genomic interval TGAAGGTTCAAATCTCCTTCATAAACTATAGAAGATGAACTGAGAAGGCCTTTCTCGTCAATTTTAACAGTTCCAGAAAAAGGAACCCCCAACTTTATTACTTTTTTATCACTTGGATCATCCAAGTTAATAACTATTAGTTCTTTATCGGAAGCAACAACCTTAAGTCTTAACTTTTGGCTGAAAGCTCTCATTCTCTGATACTCAATCTCAGAGTATACTCTTTTAGTAGCACTCTCAACCTTAATCTTTTTTTGCCACTTCGTATAACTGGAATACCCTAAAGTAAGCAAAACAGTCATTATAACTATGACAATAATTAACTCAAACAGAGTAAAAGCTTTTCTCAAGTTACCTCTCCAACCAAAGAAGTAATTTACCTGAAAGACCTTTCCCCGGTTTGATAAAAGGAGGGGCAGTTTCTGGAGCAATTCCAGTAAACCAGGCAGTTGCTCTAGCCCCCTCCTCCGACAAGATAGATGAAACATTGCTACTCGAAGGATTACCCGTCCATTTAATTGAAATCTCTTGAATATTGGCACCTGAAAGCTGAAGGAGAACGGTCCCTATAAAAGAATCTACTTTAAAGTTTTTACACTCCTGAGTTACACTGCCTCCAGTTGCACAGTTGAGAAGCCACATTCTTGAACGCCCACCGAAACCACAAACGTCAGAAGTAGGCTCAATAGTGGTAAACATAACGACGTTTAAGTTTGTCTCAGTTGGATCCGTAATTACCCTCTCTGCTAGGTATCCTACATCACCAGTATTTAGGTTAACGTACCAACCTACTCTATTTCCTGAATTAAGCTTAGTACAAACGTTATCAGAGTTAGATGAATTTGTAGCATTTACAACATCAGTTACAACTGTACAGCCAGTAGCATTACAGTTAAGAGGTAAACCAAAGAACCTCTCAATTCCTGAACTTTCCTCTGTCTTATAAAACCACTTTCCCGTTCCAAAATAAAGATATGGTTTCTCAAAGCACTCATTTACAACTACTTTAGCAGTAATCGGCCCTAAAGTAAAATAGGCATTTTTAGAAACATCCTTAACTGAATCTATTATAGTGACAGTCCAGTTAGAGGGAACACTATCCCTAGTGTCAAGAATGGCTAAACCACCAACCCACGAGCCTGAGAAATTCCTTGAAAAACCTATAAAGAGATAATCGGTATCTCCGTCACCGTTAAAATCGTAGCCCTCTTTGAAAAGTCGCCCTCCAAAAGAACCGTACTCGCCAGAAGGAATTTCTGCTTCAAGTTTACCTGTGAGGAGGTTAACAACAAAAAACCTAAGTTCCTTACACGAATCGCCCTTATAGGTTGTAGGGCCACTTGCAAAAACTAGGTAATAATTAGACCCTTTCTTAACGATACTGGGACCACTATAGGTAAAACCGAGGTTAGAATCGGTAAATTCCCAAAGTAACTTAGGATTCTCAGGGTCAGTAACGTCAAGGGCAAAATAAGAAGAGTAGCCGATTCCTGAAGAGTCATTAGGAGGACTTACACAGTTATCCATAGAGCAACCAGAAGTTGAACAATCAACTCCTCCTCCTAACCTCATTCCACCTATGAGAATTACCCTGTCCGAAACCCCATCTCCATTTTCATCAAGTTTATAGCTGAAAGGTCTTAAATCAACGTAGTAAATATGACAGTAATCCGGATTTGCAAGATACCTAAGATAGGAAAGAACGCTTTTGGGAATAAAAGCCCAAAGTTCATGCCCTAATGTATCATAGGTTGTTTCCGTTGAAGAGTCCTGAAGCCTCAAAGGTGTAGCGCTATTTGCAAGTTTCTTAACGTAACCGACCTTAAAGGCGTGAAGCATACCGTCGTTAGCCCCAACGAAGACTACGTCGTAATTTTCATAATGAACAACTGTTGGAGAGGAATAAACAATATCTCCTAGCTTCCAGACATTTCCAGAATCATCAAATCTCCTATCTCTACAGCCGTCAATATGTTTACCCCTAACGTACTCAATTAAGCTGTCTACACTTTCCCTAAGACAAGAAGGAAAATTGTAAGTTGAACCAAGATAAGAACTAAACTCATACTCATGAGCCCTATTAAAAGGAATAAGCCTCTCCCCATCAGTAGTAAAGATAACTCTACTGTCTGCAGATGTAAAAGCAAGAATTTCTCCTCCTTCCCACAGAGGGGTTGTATCATCAAAAGAGCTATAGGAGGCTACAAGAGTATCGGGTTCACCACTTGGTTTACTAGAATAGGCTTTAATGATCAAAGTTCCAGTATCTTCATCAAGATACCAATCAAGAATTCTATCTTCAAGAATCTCAAGGACTTTATCTGCTTTTGTATCCTCTCTTACATTCTGGCTTTTCTTCGTATTGAGAAACCACCACGTGTAGAGATACCCTATCCACTTAAGGTTATGAACACCAAAACTCTTCTTGTGGTAAAAGACAGATTGATAAAGAACAGTACCCCTTTTAGCTTTCTCAGGAAGAATGGAAGCTGAGGTTCCTGAAGCCCTTTTTATAATTTCTTCTATAACTTCCTCTATTGCCTGTTCTATTTTATAACCATCTTGGGCCTCATAATAGTTATCAGGAATACCGTCACCGTTTTTATCCCACTCTGCCCGCTCATCCGGAATACTGTTACCGTTAAAATCATCAAATCCGCCGTACTTTGCGGCTTTTTGAAGGAGCTCTCTTCCTACGGGTGATTCGTCAAAAACAAAAACGTCATACAGAGTAAGATTTTGCATTCCTTTAAAGTCTTCTCTTAAATCAGAAACGTGGGAATAGTAAGCTACTCCCTCAAGATAGTAAGTACCATCTCCCCAATTTGCTCTTCTACAGTACTGAGAGGAATAACCTTCATTTGAGGCAATTTTATCCATCCACTCTTTAATATTAAACTTGGAATCTCTTACTGTTCCTCTACCAAAACAAGTTCCTGGTAAATTCATATCTTTGGTAGATTCCCCATCAGTAATCAGAATAACAAAGTTTTTCTGACACCGATACTGAATTGGATCATTATCAGAGTAGTCTTCACGGTTGTAGGCAGAAACTTCAGCCTCAAAGTAACGAATAGCCTCATAGTAAGTCTCTGCAAGGGGAGTCCAAGTCCTTGGTCTTACACTTTGAATTACCTTAATTAATTTATTGTCTTCTCCAAGGCCATTAATATAATAAATTATACGTCCCCCATCCCTACCCCAATAGCCATCTTCATAACGATTACCATACTTATTGAAAACCATAACTCCATACCTAACTTTCGTCCAAGTTTTTTGAATTACACCTTCTGGCTTTTTATTAACAAAAACCCTTAGGCGATAATACCTACTAGTATGACTAACCGTATCATAAACTCTCATAGAATAAATCCTTCCCCCCCACCACCAATGAGAAGGATAAAAATAGTACCTATACCTACCCCAACTTCTCCTCAAGTCTCTATCAGGATCATCAATCAAATTCAACATGTACCCTGAACCATAAGAAGTATAATCGCCTCCAACCAAAACTTTCTTTGCTACATCAATTCTCCTCATAGTAAGCCAATTGAGAAAATTGCCGCTCCAGCTACCGCTGGAGGATTCATAAAAATACCCATCACGCCAATTCCTTTTATAGGCATAAGCATACTTCTTATCAGGATCAAAATAACCGTAATATCTGCGGTTAGGATCATAACTATCCTTATAAGCAAACTCGTACATACTCCCTGAGTTATCAAGAATTATTAATACGTTAGGAGGAACTGACACATATGCAAAAGGAGGAATTGAACAGTAACTTTTCATATCTGCCTTTGTAGCATTAGGGAAAATTAGAAACATCACAATTAGTTGTAAAACTATAAAAAGTACCTTCCTCATTGCGGAACCCTTTTAAGCTTTATTTCTTTTAAAAACTTACCTTTAACCTTAAAAAGAATGATGCATCCAGGTCTTAGAAAAGTTTTCTTTTTGTTGCCTTTCATAGAGGGTGAAAGATAAAAAACTTCTTTCTTTCCATCCTTTGTAGCAATGACAACTTCCTTTCCTGTAATAGATAAAACCATTCCCTCAAGAACTTTAGCATCAGCATAAGTTAAGAATGAAAAGAGCACTAGTAGGAAACTGATAACAAATAACTTTTTCTTCACGTTCCCTCCATCATCGATATCTACAAAATAATCTCATTTTTAGTTTTACCATAAGTTCCTCTTTCTGGGAAAACTTCCATCCTCCAGGTTAATCTATCAGTCAGAACTATATAGCTTAAGCGTTAGGCTTGAAAGGAACACAGGATATAACACGGCAAATAACGGATATCTAAACTTAAAGAGAAAAGTCTTCGCCTAAGTATATCCTTTTAACTATTTCTTGATTTGCTACCTTTTCAGGACTACCAGAAGCTACCACTCTTCCGTGAGCTATTATGTAAACTTTATCTACTATTCTCAGAGTCTCTCTAACGTTGTGATCGGTTATGAGAATCCCTATGTCCATCTCTTTAAGTTCTTTGATGAGTCCTTGAATATCTGCAACAGCTATAGGATCTATACCTGCAAAGGGCTCATCAAGAAGGAGAAACTTAGGGTTTATGGTCAGAGCTCTAGCTATCTCCAACCTCCTCCTCTCACCACCAGAGAGGGAAGCAGCCTTTTGTTTCCTCAAGGCGTAGATGTTAAACCTATTAAGAAGCCAGTTCGTCCTCTCTTCAATTTCCTTCTCTGAATAATCGTACATCTCAAGGATAGCCCTTATGTTCTCTTCAACCGTTAGTTTCCTGAAAATTGAAGGTTCTTGAGGGAGGTAAGAAATCCCTTTTCTGGCCCTTACGTAGGTAGGGTCGTTTGTAATCTCTTCCTCACCAATAAAAACCTTACCTCCATCAGCCTTTACGAGCCCAACTATACAGTAAAATGTAGTTGTTTTACCTGCACCGTTTGGGCCAAGAAGACCCACAACCTCTCCCTCAAAAACCTCAACACTAACGTTGTCAACTACTTTTCTCCTTCCGTAAACCTTTGTAATACCTTCAGCCTTTAAAAGGTTAAGGTCTCTTACTTTCTCCACCTTTCTCCTCAGGGAAGATTACGGTTTTAACTCTCCTCTTCTGACCAACTACCTCTACCCTTCCGCTCTTATAGGCAACAATTCTGTCTCCAACGAGAATGTTTTTCCCCTGCTTAAGCTTGGCGTTACCAATAAGAACTGCTTTCTCCTGAGCTGGGTAGTAAACCAACTGGTCACACCACCCCTCTCCCTTTTCACTCTTTATATGAATGTTTCCCATGACTACTATCTTCTTAATCTCCTTCCCGTCCTTTGTAAAGTAAATTATTAACTTATCTCCGTTAAGAATCGTCTTACCGTGTTGGGCTACAACGTTCCCTACATAAACTGCCCTCTTTTGGACATCGTTATAAGTTAGTTTCTGGGCCTCTATAACTACCGGAAGTTTTGGCTTTCCTCTTTGAGCAAAAGAGGGATTAAAGCAGGTAAATACAAGAAGAAGTACGATTATCAATCTCTTCATCTTACTCCCCATCTATCAAAGTTCTTACGTCCTGCGAGATTATAACCTCTCTCTCTTTAAACTTTAGAGTACAGTTCTTCCCAGTGGTTGTAGAACTTCTAATCTTTATAAAACAGCCCGAATTGGTAGTAAAGAACTCCCTACCTACAAAGTAAGTACCTTCCTGAGAAGCTCCAAAGAGCTGACCGCTTTTTAGCTTGACTTTCACTACCCTTAACTCTCCTTTTTCCCTATCAAAGAGGGCCCTTTCAGCCTCAATCACTATAGGCGGATCCCTGAAAACCTTCAAAACCGGAGATTGAAGCTCAATCAAGTTCCTCTCCTTAAAAACCGCCAAAGGGGACTTTAAAACCCACTTCTCCTCACCTGTAGAGTTTAATACAAAGTTCTCTACAGTCTGCCTTTGGTGAACTTTTACTGAAATCTTCTTTGGAGGACCCTCTCTCCTTGAGAGGAAAATAACCAGAGGAACGAGAGAAAGAGCAACCAAGACCAAAGCAACTTTATAAAAGAAGCTTCTATTCATTCCTCTTCTCTGTTCAACAGGTAGTCAATAAACTCCCTTACGGCTCCCTTTCCTCCCTCCTTACGGGAGACAAAGTCAACAATCACCTTAACCTGAGGAACTGCATCTGCTGGAGCTCCAGAAATTCCAACCTTCTTTAAAATGGGGATATCGGGAAGATCATCCCCCATGGCAGCAACCTCTGAATCACTTAAAGAGTACTTCTTCTTTAAATGTAGGTAAATTTCCTCTTTATCTGAGACTCCTTGATAGAGCTCCGTTACTCCAAGTTCCCTGCACCTCTTTTCAACCTGCCATGAGTACCTTCCGCTAACTACTGAGACAATTAAACCTTCTTTTATTGCTCTAACAATTCCGTACCCGTCCTTCGTATTAAAGAACTTAACTTCCCTTCCAAAGGGATCGTAGGTAATAGTTCCATCAGTTAAAACTCCATCTACGTCAAGGATTAAGAGCTTTACCATAGGGGGAGCTCCTCCTCTGAAACTGGTCTAAAGCCCGTAAACTCAACGTTTACGTTAATGCATTTTACACAATTGAGGTGACATCCACAGAATACCCCGTAAGGGTTCCAGTGGACGTGGCCGTGGACTAAAAGGGAACAGTTATTCTCCTTAAGCTCTCTGGTAACTCTTTCCTGAAGTTCAGTGTATCTGTAAGTCCTTAAGTCTTTTGAGGGAAAGTGGCAAAGGAGAACCCTTTTTCCTCTAACTTCCAAAAGATAGGAAAAATCGTAGACCTCTTCAAAGAAAAGGTAAAGTTCCTCCTCTCTAAACCACCAGTCGTGGTTGCCCTTTATTAAAAATTTCCTTCCCGGAATGAAGCTCCACTTTTCAAGGAAACCTTCTGGCAACTTCCAGGCAAAATCACCAATTACGTATAAAGCATCATCTTCAGTTAAAACAGCCCGTAAGTTTTCTAATATTACGTCCTCAAACCCTTTCCTTCTCTTTAATGGATTTAGCTTAAGGATATTTGAATGAAAGAAGTGGCAGTCAGCTATAAAGTAGTTCATAAGAGAAATTATAAGGGGGCAGAGCCCCCAAAGGAAGATTACTCTGGATTATTACCTGGAAGTTGAGGAAGAACCCTTGCCTGGAGGGGAACTTCCCCTGTCATTGAACGGAGGAAGTCCGCAATCTTCTTAGCTTCAGAGTCTATTAACTTCTTACCTAGTTCTTTCTCGGCCATAATCTTAACGGCCTCTTCCAGACTGTTGACAGAACCGTCGTGGAAGTAAGGAGCAGTCACACCGACGTTTAAAAGCTGAGCAGTTCTGAACATGTACTTATCTGAGGCTTTCTTAGTTACTTTATACCTTCCAAGGTCCTTATTCCACTTAAATTTATGGAACTGGCCGTCTGAGAGAACCGGACCGTTGTGACAAGCAGTACATCCGTACTTAACAAACAGCTTCATGCCCTCCTTCTGTTCTTTTGTAAGGGCACTTTCATCTCCCAGTAGATACCTCTGGAAAGGAGAGTTTGGAGTTGTAAGTGTCCTTTCAAAGGCTGCAATGGCCTTGACTACGTTTGTGAAGTTAACGGGATCTGGATCGTTTGGAAAGGCTTTCTTAAACAGCTCAACGTACTCTGGAATAGCCTTTAACCTCCTAACAACTATTTCAGGAGTTGAGTTCATTTCAACGTGAGCCTGAAGTGGACCCTTTGCCTGTTCCTCCAGAGTAGGAGCTCTACCATCCCAGAACTGAACTCTCAAGAAGCCGGCATTTAGAGTTGTAGGAGCGTTCCTTCCTCCAGTTTTCCACTCATGGCCTATGGAGGACTTAACGTTATCATCTCCACCGAGGGCCAAGTTGTGACAGGTATTACAGGAGATGACTTTACTCCTTGAAAGCCTCGGGTCGTAGTAGAGCATCTTACCGAGTTTAACCTTTTCGGGAGTTAAAGGGTTATCGGCCGGAATTGGCGGAAGTGCTGGAAGGGGGGTAAAGAACTTCTTGTACTTAGCGTAAGGATCCTTTGAAGAGTCAGCAGTTTCTCTAAGTGCCTTCTTACCAATAGAGGACTTTCCGTAGAGCTCCGAAGCGGCCCTTCTAATACCAAGACCCCGAGGCATTTTACCTTCCTTTACGGCCTTCCTAGCGGCTGAGATAAACTCAGAAGAAGTTTCATATTTCTTTAGAAGTTTTTCTTTTTCTGGAGCAAGAACGCCGTTGTGACATCCGGCACAGTTTGTTTCCCAAACACCTGCACTTGCAGAGGAACCGATTAACATGACACCCGTCAGAATAGTTAAAAGTTTTTTCATTTCTCCCTCCTTTTAAAGAGCCAAGAGTTTCTAATAAAAAGTATAGTTCTTTTGCAAGAAATTTTCAACTAAGGAGGGAGAGGGCAATAGAAGTGGCATCTTCAGGACGCGAGAAGGGATAGACCGGAAGGTCAAGGAGCTTTTTTAAACTTTCATAGTTACTTCTAAAACTATCATCTTCCTTTCCGCAGGAATTTAAGATAACGCCCTCAACCCTAACGCCTTCATCTAGACAAACTTTAACAGTTAAAAGAGTATGGTTTATAACTCCAAGTCTGTTAAGAGCAACAATTAGAACGGGAAGGGAGAGCTCCTTAACCAAGTCAAGGTAGAGGTAGTTCCAGTTTATCGGTACCATAAGCCCCCCAGCCCCCTCAACTAAAAGGAAGGGATAGCGTTTTGAGAGCTTAAGGATTAGCTCCTTTATTTTATCAACGTTAATCTTTACTCCCTCAACATCGGCAGCAACAGAGGGAGCAGCAGGAGTTTTAAGGGAATAAACAGGCTTTAGGTAAACTCCAGAGGCTTTGGAAAGGAGCTCTGCATCCTGACACGAAGGCTGGCAACCTGTTTCAACAGGCTTAAAGCCAACAGCATCAACGCCAAGTTTTTTTAGAGCTTTTATCAGGGAAAAACTAAAGTAAGTCTTCCCTACGCCTGTATCAGTCCCTGTAATGAAGCATATAGACTTTGTGCGCATTTAAGCCTTTTTCCTTCTTTGATATTTCAGATTCCAAACGGGATAGCTCCTTTTCAACAAGATTAATAATACTTGAAATCAAAGACTTTATAGAGACAATTTCGTTTTCTCTCAATTCTAATAAGTCAAGATCTTTCGAAATCAACTCAAGTTCTTCTAAAAGCAAATCCAAATCTTTTTCGGAAAGTTCTCCTTGAGAAATCTTTTCAAGATGCTCTTTTAAAATCTCTTCAACCTTTCTTCTGGACAACTTCCTTAAATCCTTCATAAACGGGAGTTAAAACTTCTATAATCTCTTCTAAAGGCTTGGAATCGTTATGAGCATTTGCTCTTAAAAGTCTATCTAAGCAAAATGCATAAACTGCATCTAAGCTCTTTGCTATTTCTCCCCCATTTTCCATGTCCAAAGAAGCCTTTAAAATAACAATAACATCAGTCACTTTTGATAGAATCTCAGCCTTCTGTTTAACGTTACCTTCTTTTATGGCTAAAATAGCCAATCTTAACTTTTCCAAAAGCCTTTCGTAAACTTCAACTAATAACTCCTCTTTTGAAGAAGGTTCCGAGTCTAAAGAAGTGTACGCCTTCAAGTACGGATTCAAAGTTGCCTCCTTAACTAACCCTTTTTGTTAGTTTGTTGAGATAAAGAAGATGCAAAAGCCTCTATCCTAGTCTGTAAGGACTTCATATTAGAAAGGTAAGTTTCAAGGCGTGCAAACCTTAACCTTTCCATTTCAAGTTCTTTATTTATCATATCTTTCATAAAGGATATCCGGCTTTCTATTGAATCAATTCGCTCAGAAATAACATTTTCCTGTCTGGTAAAAGAAACATCATAAGCGTTTAAGTAGTTCTCTACCGTATCAGCCAAGGATTTAATCTTGTCAAAAATTTCCGGATTCTTAACGAAAGAATCAAAGGCCTCACTATTTAAAGCTAAGTTACCTTTTGTATCCTCAACTGTTCCTACAGCCTCTATTAAACCTAAAGAACCAAGCTGTGTAGATATCTCCCGGAAAAGAAAAGAGGTAATTGAGTAAAGAGAATACTCTCCCTCTAAAGGAGCTCCCTTAGCCGTTAGAGAATCTAAACCATTCTTTAAATCGTTGTATGCTTTAAGAAAATCCTCTAAGGCTGACTTAAGGGAAGAAAAGTCCTCTGTAACTGTTAAATCAGCAGTTCCTTTCCCCTTAAGGGAGATAGACAAGCCATCTACAACCTCTATTCCATCATTAACGGAGGAAGTAAACTCTACTCCATTGAGAAAAAATTTAGCATCCTGAGCGCTTATAGTTTCGTAAGTATCATCTGAACTCTCACTGAAAATCCCGTTATTGTCTAAAGTATCGTCTATACCAGTAATTCTATTGTTTAACCCCGTCTTTTCTGAAGTTATTAAAAGCTGGTAGTCGGGAGAATCGGAAGTTCCTAGATTTATAACAGTAGCTTTAATGCGGCCAGAAGCGTTAATTTCATCAGCAATTTCCCTTAACGACTTTCCATTATAATCAACTTTTAATGTTTTCTCTTCACCGTCATCCAGATATTTTATTATTAATGAACCATCTTTAGTTATAGGAGAGTCTAAATCCTTAATAGGTTCCAAAGTTCCAACTTTGTAAGTATTTGCTTGAGCTAGTTGGTTGACTTCTACTTTGTAAGTACCTTTTACAGGATTGCCATCAACAGTAGCAGTTACCACAGAAGTATCACTGGAAGAGACTGAAATTGTATTGTAAATGTCTGGATTTTCTAAAGAAGTTGCTTTATCTAAAAGGTCTTTCAGTAAAGAATGAACCTGAGAAATTGCCTGCTTTTTCGCTAATAAAAGTTGCTCGTTGTGCTGGAGCTGCCGAACTGGTAACATTTTAAGCTCGCGCATTTTATCCAAATAAGCCTGATAATCAAAATCTGAAGCTAAACCACTAATATAAAATTCTCCAGCCATTATTTCCCCTTAAGCTTTTTCTTGAAGTAAAAGGCCCGCTATTTCATCTAAATATTTGGCTATTTTTAAAACATACTCAGGTGGAATTTGCCTAATCACTTTATTAGTCTGTTTATCTATTACCTTTACAACAGTAATGTCCGTATCTTTATCTATAGTTATTTGAAGTTGGGTATTGAGCATAGAGAGCTTTTTTTTAAGCTCCTCTACTAACTTCTCTAAAACTTCCGGACTCTTCTCCAGCTCTTTAGCTAAATCTACTTGGGAATTTTGCTGCTGTGAACTATTTCTTACGTTTTGAATTTGATTAACATCAGTACTCTGAAGGTTCATCTGAATGGAAGCCTGAAGATTAGCAACCTGTTTTACTTCCATTTCTACCTCTTAAAATTAATTAAAGGGGGGATTAAATCCCCCCTTTAAGTTATTACCTGAGAAGCTGAAGGACAAGCTGAGGAAGCTGGTTGGCCTGAGCCAGCATAGCCATACCAGACTGCATAAGAGTCTGATACCTTGTGAACTCAGCCATCTCCTTAGCAAAGTCTACGTTTCTAATTCTTGATTCAGCTTCTCTAGTTTGAGTAGCTGCAAAGTTGTTGTTATCAATAATAGCCTGAAGGTTCTGTTGAATTGAACCTAACTTTGCTCTCATATTATCTACTTTCTTAATAGCTATATCTACCACCTTTATTGAAATTTCTGCATCTTCATTAGAAGTAACTTTCAGATCCGTAAGTTTCTGCAATTCCGAAGTACTAACAGCACTTACTCCTAGACCAGCCTCAATTCCTGTAACATCCCAACCGAAAGAATTTGAAGACAAGACTTTAAGATCTCCCACTTTCATAGCAGAACCAGTACCACCAGAAACGCTTCCTGTTGCTCCTTCCAATAAAGTCGATAAATCAACAGTAGTACCTGAACCCGCTACAACCTCTAATCCAATAGTACTTCCATCAGTAGAAAGGACTAACCTTTCTCCGCTTTTTGAAGCTGTTAGCTCAACACCTGCGTTTTGAGCTGCTGAGTTAATATCAGCGATTAGTTTATCCAAAGTAAGAGTAGTTCCTGAAGCGTAACTTAAAGTAATATCCGCACTGCTTCCGTTTTTGTTACCTATGTAAAACTTGATAGTTAAACCACTTGTACCAACAGAAATATCTGAGAAGTTGGTATCGGCAACGCTCTTATTGAAAGCCATAGCTTCTATTCCCTTTTCTTTTAGCTCTTCAGAACTGTTAATGTAATCTGCTAAGGCCTTTGCATCTACTGCTCCACCATCATTAAAGGCTCCTGATAAGTCTACACCTTCTATTTTTACTGTATCGTTGCTGCTATTATACGCATAACCAGTATTAGCAGTTAACAAATTAGCATAGCTCTTTGAAGCATCTGAAACTTTCCCTCCCTGACCGTTAAGCATAAAAGCACCTAAATCGTCAGCCTTTGCACTATCTATTGATATTGTAAGAGTTTGTTGGGCTCTAGCTCCGTAATGGATAGCCATATCCTGGAAACTTCCATCTAACAGCTTTATTCCGTTAAACTCAGAACTTGACGCTATCCTGTCAATAGCATCAACAAGCTTGTTAATATCCTCCTGAAGAGCGTTCCTTTCATTAGCATCATTTGTATCACTAGCAGCCTGTGAAGCTTTTGTATAGATCGTTACAAGCTTGTCATAAATCTGCGATAAAGAAGATTCAGCTATTTGAGAGGCAGAGATACCATCTTGAGCGTTTCTTACACCCTGATCAAGGGCGTTTGCAACAAGCTTAAGTTGATCAGCAATAAACAACCCAGCAGCGTCATCTTTAGCTGAGTTAATCCTATAACCTGTAGACAGCCTTTCTAATGCAGTATTAAGGTTCCTCTCTGTTTTTAATAAGTTTACATGGGTAAAATCTGCTTGATAATTGTAGTTAATCCTCAGAGCCATTTCATACCTCCTTTACTGTGGTTTTATTAGCATTATCGGAACCAGCCTCAATTTTTTTAGACTTTTGCCAACTTTCCTAAAGCTTGAAACATAGAAAAAAGAGAATGGTAGATATAGCTCGCTAGCCTCTCTCTTTCTTTATATTCCAAATTAGAGAAAAAGTTTTTTGCTTCCATATCAAATAGTAGAACATACCTAACAAGAATCAAATAAACATGGTAAGCCATATTATCAAGGAGAATAAATTTAAAAAAATCAGAAGAGGCAAGGGTCATTAATAATTCAAACGATTTAACTAAAGCTTCCAAATCCCCTTTTTTTGAAAACTTATTCAACATTTTTTGCCAAGAGTTTAAGCTTAAAAGAATCTCATTTAACTCTTCTTTAAAACTCCGTTTAACTTGAATCTCCATTTTGCTAATGGATTTAAAATAATTTCTAAAGGAACTTAAAACTATTTCCTTAGGCTTTTCTGAATTTTCTAAAGATGAAGTAACCTCGTCTAAGGTTATAGAAACTGTTCCATCAATAAAAACTCCATCTGATGTATTAATAACGTAAAAATTTGGGTATTTCTCTTTATAAAACGAAATCTGTTCCTCAAATACCTTCTTTGACATATAAAAGTCAGCAGGAGCCCAAACTTCCCCGCCAAAGTTTCCTTTAAGCCACTTACCCTGTCTTTCCGAAAGGATGTACTTATCAAAATCCGTATAAAACCTAGAGTGCAATCTATCCTCTATCTTAGTTCCCAAATCTACACCAACCAGAACGAATTTTCTAAAACCAAGCCTTACAAAGAAATCAAAAGCAAAATTAAGCACAGTAGGTGATGGGAAAAGCGGAGCAGAAATGCTTTCAGATAGACTGAACATATTTGCAAATCTTCCCAATCCGAAGAAAAATCCCCTTCCTCCTTCAAATTTATTTATGTAATTCCTATCTACTTCCGGAGAACCGAAGAATAGAACTTCCCTCAAAGCTCCTTTATTAGTTACTTCCCTTAGAAAAACCTTATCCATATTTTTCATAGGATCTATAG includes:
- a CDS encoding flagellin, with the protein product MALRINYNYQADFTHVNLLKTERNLNTALERLSTGYRINSAKDDAAGLFIADQLKLVANALDQGVRNAQDGISASQIAESSLSQIYDKLVTIYTKASQAASDTNDANERNALQEDINKLVDAIDRIASSSEFNGIKLLDGSFQDMAIHYGARAQQTLTISIDSAKADDLGAFMLNGQGGKVSDASKSYANLLTANTGYAYNSSNDTVKIEGVDLSGAFNDGGAVDAKALADYINSSEELKEKGIEAMAFNKSVADTNFSDISVGTSGLTIKFYIGNKNGSSADITLSYASGTTLTLDKLIADINSAAQNAGVELTASKSGERLVLSTDGSTIGLEVVAGSGTTVDLSTLLEGATGSVSGGTGSAMKVGDLKVLSSNSFGWDVTGIEAGLGVSAVSTSELQKLTDLKVTSNEDAEISIKVVDIAIKKVDNMRAKLGSIQQNLQAIIDNNNFAATQTREAESRIRNVDFAKEMAEFTRYQTLMQSGMAMLAQANQLPQLVLQLLR
- a CDS encoding motility associated factor glycosyltransferase family protein produces the protein MNPVVLRKNLSLLASFNPAFVKKLSMYIENGSLEGLFLRDEKNDYTLIYKGQRFVNLKQTALGLLDKEDSLGLIHKPFVVEGPVSKILRDLKNKFTTLSMSRKKFVRKLDSLIVLGTFPFFHISNLKKKFPKLEHVIVIEPRPEFIYLFLGLIDLEKILLQIPNFSLYIDFSVAEPKITEIINLRPFSAYFKSYESKELKEIENSLKDIYEKLLLSSLPENIVNAALSLRKNIVNSRNEFLLDVELPAKETKVFFIGSGPSVDKALPLLKEIQKKHLVVALGSAIKPLLMEGVLPDINVAIDPMKNMDKVFLREVTNKGALREVLFFGSPEVDRNYINKFEGGRGFFFGLGRFANMFSLSESISAPLFPSPTVLNFAFDFFVRLGFRKFVLVGVDLGTKIEDRLHSRFYTDFDKYILSERQGKWLKGNFGGEVWAPADFYMSKKVFEEQISFYKEKYPNFYVINTSDGVFIDGTVSITLDEVTSSLENSEKPKEIVLSSFRNYFKSISKMEIQVKRSFKEELNEILLSLNSWQKMLNKFSKKGDLEALVKSFELLMTLASSDFFKFILLDNMAYHVYLILVRYVLLFDMEAKNFFSNLEYKERERLASYIYHSLFSMFQALGKLAKV